From the Cryptococcus neoformans var. neoformans JEC21 chromosome 6 sequence genome, the window ATCCTTTCCTTATTCCTCAATTCGTGCAGTCGACACTGCATGCCAAGATACGTTTCCCTAACCAGCGCGTGAATATAGTAATTTTTAGTGATCAGCTATTGACACACCAGTATTGACAATCCGCCGCACCACCGGCCATGGTTCCGAGCAGGAATTTGTTGATTTCGATAACCTTCTTGACAGTGCCGGAAGCTACGAGGAAACGTCATTAGGTGCATCGATTTACCCAGATAAACACCATACTCACCAACATAGCTCCCTGCAGTAGCTCTAGAATCCACGGCGACAATGATACCTCCCTTGAAGCGGAAAGCGAGAGTCGTTGTGCCGTGAGcaatcttgatcttggccTCTGGGTTGGCAGACATTGAATCGGTATGTATGTCAAGGAACGAAGTAGGCTATAACACAGATTATCAGGTTGATGCTGTGGAATCAACTCTTCCAGAAACTTACATCGTGCACTCGGGGCACACTCATGCCAGAAACACTCCCTGTTCGAGAAAGGTTACCGAAGCCGGCCATACTTCCCCAGGCGGCGTGGTCTGAGCGGGCAAACTCGTCTTCAGCGGCGGCGAGCGTGTCGAGCTTTGACGGTTGTTGTACTTGCTGGAGAAGGGTGTTCATTGTGggctgaggaagagacgtGGATGGGAAATGGGAAATGAAAGTGGATGTCGTAGTGTCGATACGTAGCTGAGGCCGCGACAGCGACCACCATTGACCGCGCGATGAACTTCGACGGAATCAAACCGGTCATTCGGCTCTGTCCGCCTTGCTGCCTCcactccctcttctcttcttctctccctacGTACTACACGTACCTGCTACTACGTATTGTCTTTCGTGGAGTCTGTAGTTTCATTGCTTTTCGTTGGCTCCCCTCTTCTGGACTCCAACTACCACAAAGCCAACCGTTATAGCTGTCAACTTTAAGAGACAGAGATCCCAGCAACATGGTTAGATCAGGCTTGCAACAAGACGTGATAAATCTCTACAGACAGTACGTCATTTTCGGTAAACTGAACGCTATCGGTGGATGAGACAAGGCTGATTTTTGCGCAGGGGAATGAGAATTGCACTTAGCAAGCCAGCCGTGAGGTCCCGTCTCCGGCCCACCAACAAACAGTGTTAACATTACCGTGCCGTGGAATTACAGCAAGTTCGCCCAGCTTTTCTCTTACATCTAAGATACAATTTCAGGAATCCACCCTTAAGGCAACGAGACTATGTGGCCATCGAGCATCAAGTGATATATATTTAGCTGCGTATACGGTCCCTGGGTTGCTGATTTATGAGGCGCAGCTTCGGAAAATGTCCAAAACATTAGAAATGCTCTCCGACGCCAGCGTGCAGAGGATCTCAGTAAGCAACGAAATGGAAGCGTGGTGGGCAGAAGAAGTCTCAAGGGCCAGGGGTCGAGATGTAgacaagaaaaaagaaaaagatcaAGTGAAAAAGACAAATACTCAAGGACGGGACAGGGATCAATTTGGAGGCAGGCTACCTGGGCATGGGGGTACATGAGCCGaacgaaagaaaagaagttCTGGGGTTGGCTATTCGATGTGAGGCTCTTCGATGGTGGGGCTCGGCTGGTCGACTGAACGAATGGTTGTTAGGGCAGTTTAGCATCATATATTGCAGCGTTTATGGCACTCGGTTACTCGAAAGCTCTGCACAATTGCCATGTACTGCGTGTGTGCCATGCAGGGTTAATTCCTGCCTTTGTGGCCATCGTTACTGGCGGAACCAAATTGTGATCGGCATCTATTTATGTTGAACGGATTAAAAATAGGGACACGACGGAATTGATCCTGTTGCTGGGTTGGCTTTCGCTGGTTTGTTTACAACTTTTATAATGCAATACCCTGTTTGCTCCTCAGTCGTAACAGCTTGCAGACTTGCCCGCTATGTCTCTCGTATCCATACTTACTAGCCTACTAAAAATATGTTGCGGCTCTCAGGAGCCTACAGGTCcgcaacaacagcagcaacaacatcaACAATATGGTTACCCAGGCACTGTAAATCAGCAACAAACAGCATATCCCCCTCAATCACAGCCGAGCTGGGCCAATGTAGCTGCCGTTGGTCAGCAGCAACAGTACCAACCGCAGCAGCATCCGCAAGGATGGCAATCTCCAATGCATCAACAACAGGGAGGATGGCAATCGCCCCCGCACCAAAACGGCTATGCAACTGGTAGTCCTAGTCCAGTTCATCTCCCTGCAGGGGGCGTTGTCGGTCCTCATGCTCCTGCAAGCCAAGTGAGTCCCAAGCGTCAGCTTGACGAGGGTGATTGATTCTCACGCATCTCAAACAGCATATGAACGATGATCAAATTAATGCAACAAATCAGCATTACGTCGAGCTGAGAAATAaagcaaggaaggagggagatgaggcTCATCGGTATGTGTCCGCGTATGACAGTAGATGCAGAGTTTTGACTGATAACTTTTCTGCGAAGCTGTTTCGCGGCGTCTCAGGCAGCCTACCAGTAAGATCTTAGTTACCTAGTAATGTTTCCGCGATACCTGACCCAGAACAGAGCTGGAGATGGTGCCAAGGCTCATGAACTCTCTGTCCAAGGAAAAGCACATCAACGCACACAAGACCAGTTAGACGATCAAGCTTCTGCGTGGATCTTCAACGGTAAGCAATATCGGGAACCTTGCCACTTTTATTAAATTATAAACCACCATTACAGAAAACAACAAAGACTCACCAGCTGGTACCATTGATTTGCATGGTTTATACGTTAAGGAGGCCATTGAGAGGACGGAAGCTGCCATCTCTGGCTGTCAACGTCAGGGACGGGAGGAGCTCAGGATCATTGTTGGGAAGGGTATCCATTCACAAGGCGGACATGCAAAAATTAAACCTGCTGTTGAGAACTTGATGAGAAAGTACGTTCTGCagtttccctttctcttcctatCCGTGATCGATCCTTGGAGCTGATTGTAATTTGTAGATACAACCTTTCTGCATATATTGATCCCGAGAACACTGGTGTCCTCGTCGTCGATCTGGAAGGGAAGCAGACTGGTCCTCGGTCGCGGGATATTGGGGGGATGGTAGATTCTTTGGGGAAGGCAGACGAGGGATGTACGATCATGTAATACGCTGTGAGGAGGGACTTGGATGGGTTATTTACGTTGGCATGCCTTTCCATCGTGGTACATACAGTTAGATCATTCGTTACTATATAGCATACACGATGTAACATGTAGTAGAGATTATCTCTCAAGGCTAAACTGGTTGGTATACTTGGGGCAGAGCCAGACTCAAATCTCTTCTAGACATTCCGCTTCATAGACTAAAGATTATACAGCAGAATTACATTTTGTTATCACTTTTTCGTTTCATTTGTCTTCGACTATCAAAATTACCGGCTGATAATAATGGCAGGCTGCGTGAGAACAGCAACAGTCTTGAACAACCAGTTACACACTCCTCGTAGAAAAGCAGGTATATCTATCATATCTTCCAACTTTCTTTGCGTATTTTGGTCACTGAGCAAGTGGCGATGAACTTGAAGTAGTGCTGGATGATAGGACCAACGGAACCCATTTCATTAGAGATCCGGCAAAGCTCTCTGTGTCCACTTAGTCAGAAACTATTTAATAATATACAACTTGCTTCGCTGAGACGCTAATCAATGCAAGAGATAATTCATCGAAAGCAGGTGTTTTACAAACAATACTCAATGTTCCCTGGATTGCGCCCTTCCGCGCTCTCCCCCTACAATTTCAGGAGCCATTAGTGGCGAGGCAGACCCGCTCGCATAATCATATGAACTGCCTGAACCCCTCATACCACCAATGCCTGTGGCAGCAGATGGGTTATAATCAAATTCAGCCAGAGGTGGACTCTCGGACTCTGGAATCTCATGACTAGGAGTTCGCGTCTTGAGAATTCCACGGCCAGGTTGAGGTGAGGAAGATAcgttgaaagaggaagtggagCTGGAGGGTGAATAAGAGAAAGGCTCGGCCTTGCCTTGCTGAGGACTGGAAGGTTGCCTTTTGGACTGCATGGGAGAGCCGTCACGTCCAGGTATGGGGAcgcccttcctctccttcgtGGCCGGGCTTCCAGGACTAAGGTAATCGCCCTGTCCATATTCCctctcactctcttccaatCCTGTCCTTGGATCAACCTCTGGGGAAGGAAAGTCGTACGCGTCACGCTGGTCGTCACGATCAGGAGACTGATACTCAACTGGGGGAACATAAACCATCTGCAAATCGGGATTGGTACCGGGACCGGGCTTCAACGTAGTCGGAGCGAGCATGGAAATGGTGAGACGCTCGGCGGAACtagtggaagatgattgaCGGCTAAGACTAGGTCGAGAGCCGTGAGATTCGCGCCTTTCATGAGCAGGTTTCATCTCCAACACCTCGGGTCCCTTGTTCTCTTGCGGTGGCACCTGCGATGGATCTTCGATAGCCACGCACTGTTCGACAAAAGTATTAAAGCTGATGTGTTTCTTGTTTGCATTTTGTTGGGACTCGGTGGGAGAAATGGGAGAATCAATTGGCAGTTCTTCTCGGAGATTTGGGTGACGAGGAGGGCTTTTGTTTCGCGGCATGACACCTTGCGATTGCAAGACATTGGTGTCAGACTTTGTCTGAGGGAGTTTAGGGCGATCGCTGACGCTTGCGATAGTCGCAGGTACTGGCTCGCCGACGGCACTCTCGAGCACAGGAGAACTGGGCATGGAGGTTGCGAGCATCTCGGAAATAGTACGATGCTTAAGAATAGGCTTTgtggtcttcttctttgccgCGGGATTAGGTCGGTCGATGCCGAGCCGCTCGTCCGTGGAAGCAACCTTGGGTGCGCGAACAGGCTCAACGCTGGCGGTGTGAAGGGGACCGTATAGCCAGGTTACGTCGGAGTCTTTTAACCTAGGATATTGTTATCAGCACGATTCAAAGCAATGCGATGGGCATCAAGCAAATTGATATTACTCACCAATTGAGAGTCTCCGGATTAATGGTCTTCAAGTTGTTGCGCTGTTTTTGCCACGTACGCCAACTGGCGTTCTCTAATCGTACGCCATTGGCGATCTCGTGTTTGTGACGAGTCATATTTCTCCAAGAAGCCCAAACATCTTCCTCAGACCAATCATGAGAGAGATAATCTACACAAATCGATGGGAGACGATCTTGGAGATCCTCAACTGATGGCGCCGCACTGGAATCGACGGGCAAAGAAGTCTGGTAGAGCGCCAACACGTCGTCAGTGGCAATGATGAGATGTGACGACGCAAAGGGATAACGATAGGGAAGATAATTGGATACGATAAGGTATTCAATATTCGTCAACAGCATGAACAAAGCTTGGGTGGGATGACGTACAATGGAAGGGACAATTTGTGCCATTGTGACAAAGACCTGCTTGATCACTAATCAAGATCTCTTGAGGTCCGAATACGATAAAGAGATCTGGTACACGATTATAGAAACAGCCAGAGAGGTTGGATAGAACACAGCAGAGACGGCAGAAAAAAGTGAGATGTGTTAGCCTGagtggaggaaaaagaggcgGCTTAGTTGTTTGCGGGCTCCGCTAGGTTCTGCGGTGGGGCGCTACGTAGTCGGAGACGGGGATTGTGGGGGGTTGggggtggaaaaggaggcgAGAATAAGATAACGATGTACGTATGGGCAGAAGAGTGATGTTTGGGATGGGATCGCGAGGGAGGATGCGAGCaaagggagaaaaagagggaagcGGCGAAGAAAGGGGCGAACACAGGGGggcaagatggagagaatTATgatgaaagtggaggtgTATATCGAGGGCCACGTGTAATCAGTCTCACCAAAGGCGGAAATTACTGGCTGGACCTCCTATATCAGCCTCACCCTGTCCCCGCATCGGCAATCGTCTGCGCCACCTGCCACTCTCcacttttcatcatcaccccGCCCCGCTTCTTGGTATGGGGTAACCGAACCTGACTGTTACTGCGCACGATTTTATACATACACGGCATGCCTCACTACTTTGAGACAAAGTTCAACGCTCATGTCTGCAATTCCCACCCTGCACCCAAGCTCGATAACAAAAGCTAGGAGCTGTCATTCCACCATCATTCGAAGGGCCCAGTCAAGGTGTTTGTTAATAAGGGCGAAGAAGCATGATTAAATAATCAGCGATCAACAAATCTTATTACAAATCACCCAGCAGCAGAATCGTCATCAGAATTATTCATCACCTCATCTCTCGTGAATTATAATAAATTAATTCATTGATTAATAAATAATTGAGGGTAGTAATTAGAGCCGGTAGTCTCAGCCGAACAAGTCCTTTGATTGACATCCGAAGCACCTGCATAATTTCAAACCGGCAGCTGGGTTGCACGCTTTGAATTTGGCTTCCGGGCAGATTTCGGCTTCACCGTTGTTGTTGCCATAAATTCCTTCCTAGAACTCATGTAACGTCGGTTCGAGAACAAATGCAACTGTTTCGTACTGCGATGTACGATGTGTACTGCCGCGCGCTTGCACAACAAGCACCATGCTGCATCTCTGATGCTTGATAATACAGCAATCAGTAGACGACAATATAACCACGACAGTACAGTAGTTGTTGAttatcatcctcttttcaCCTTATTGTCCATTGCCTGTTGATTGCATGACTTATGTGATGAACTAAAATCAAGGGATCAGAATGCCGAATGCCATAACCGGCGGCAGAAGAAttttggatgatggaaaatTGAGGGTAACAGAAAGAGGGGAGagactgctgctgcccTTCTTGTAGCGTAAAAATTCAGCTTACTCAACAACTCCCTCAGGGTGTGTGTGATACTAATGACGAAAATTGCTTGCTGCTTTATCTTGTTTCTACTATCTATACGCTGGTACATAATAGGGTGGATCTTAAGAAGAATCaggagacgaagaagaaatgacaAGAAGAAATTGTTCACTACAGTAGTAAATAGCAATTCCAACGTCACGGCCGTATGCAGGAGGGGGGACGAACGACGAACACTTGTAACTTGTAGGGTCGCGTAGTTGCCTGGTTCTTGTACTAGAGGTTGTACAACAACGAAGCCACCATCTTGCGTTTTCGATTCCCCCTCCAACCAGCAACCAGCGAAAGGTCTTGCAGATCTCTTATTTAATTCCGTCTTCCGTCCGCCGAATGCCGAACGAATGTGGGAAAGATCGCGGAAGACGAACAATCAATAGTATCCATAAGAAACACGGCTTGCTGCATTGCGCGTGGAGACGAGAGAACATGAACAGCAGAGACAAGCTGAACAGGAGGTTGCTATAGAAAAGAAAGTGCAGTGAATTAGAACGAGGGACGGAAATAAAGTACgaggtggaaaaggaaagaggaatatGGTGAGTTTTGCTGATTTATCCGAGATGCGCTTGATGGGTGGCTGGTGGCTGCTGGAGTGCGTGTATGAGCGGACGTATTCTTTGCTTGAAATAGAGCTGCTATAACTGTCCTTAGTCACCCCTCCCATGTTCACCCAGCCAACCCGGTAATCCTCTCCCACACGAGAGAGACGCCCGGACAACTCAGCCACGCCACCGCACACTCATAGATAACACATCATGGCCCAGGTCATTCCCCCTATCGTGAGTCAGCTCCCACGAAACAATCCCTCCCCATCCGCTAACGAACAACTCTCCTCCCCTATTGCCTTCGGCTCTATTCATCTATCTATCCTTCACGGTCATCCTGCAgacttctctcccttccgaTTCCGGCGCTGCGCCCTCAGTAGAGGACATCCAGGACCGTTTGCCGTCTATTTGTGTCGACTATCTCTCTCATGACTGgtccgaagaagatgtatgGGCTTCGTGGCGGAATATGACTCGTCACAAGCACGAGATCGCCAATGGAGTTCGTCTGGAGAATGCAAGTTGGCGGACATGGCAAAAGCAGCGAAACAAGCTTAAAACAATCAGTCCTGAAACTCTCAACTGGTGAGCTATATCTGTGTATCTCGAGTTGCCTTGGTGGCGCTAGACATGCCTGTTGAGAGCTTCGCTAATGCAACGAcattgtcttttttttcgttCATCAGGCTGAAAGACTCTGATGTCACATGGCTGTACGGACCACTCCACACTGCCAATGTCGAACCAGCCCGTCCACTCCGGATCGCTTCCACGGATGACCGCCTAGGGATCGATGGACCCGACTCACGGATTTCCGTCAAAAAGCCGATTCTCAAGCATCGCACTCTTTCAGAGATGCTTACTATCCCTATGCCGTCTTCTCCTGTTCTCGAACACGTCTCCACTGATGGGTCATCTGAGACCtctggagatgatgatgatcgcCCAAATCTTCTGCAAACCAAGTCCGACACCAATATCTTCCGTACTCGAGGAGTTATGCCACGCAGAAGAAGTCCGCCGAGATATCACAATCTGGGGAAGACACCGCCAGAGCTTCCAGTTTTGTCTCCCTCAACTGAGTCCCAAACGACTTCCGGCAAAAGGCATATTAGTTTCAATACTTTCGTAGAGCAATGTGTGGCGGTCGATGACCCCAGTCAaaaccagcagcagaacgatagcgatgatgatgtgctTGAGATGAAGCCTTCATCTATGGGCAGTCGATCATCACGAACCTCGCGGCCCAGTCTTAGTCGCGCATCTTCCTCAGGATCAGAACATATTACGATCGCCAAGATTGCGCCCACCATGCTCAAGACTGGGCCGGGTGTGAACCATACTTTACAGATGGTTTATGCTCCTCCGGCCGAGTACCAGTCCCCTGGTTATGACAACCTCAGTTCCTATGATTTCCCTTCGCCACAGGTTGAAGCCGCAATCAATCGGTGGCAAaccgatgatgaaggataTGGCAGTGTTGGTTATGATTATTTCAATGGACCAGACTTCTCTGGCAACGTCGACAAGAGCAGCATACCTATCCCAGCACATGTTGGTACTTCTTATGGAGGCGGACGCCCTTCCCCCAACAAGTATCGACCTGCAGCTAGCAGCCCTCAACAGTCGTTCGAGCCTTCTTCCGTGTCCTCCAGcaattcctcttcttcagtaaACGTCGCTTCACCTGTACAACCTGGAAGGGGCATTCTCAAGACTCGACCTCCTGATCAGGCTTTCTCTCCTGAATCTTCGTCGCCGCCTTCAGCTTATTTTAACTATAACCCTTCAGCGGCGACAGGTATTGGTAGTATGCGTGGGTCCTCGGTTGCTTATGAGTATCCTGTCGCCTCAGGCTCGCCTGTTACATCACCTGGTGTAGGGATTGAAGAAcgtggacgaggaagaacgcCTTCCAGAGAACGGCTTCATGACAGGTCGACCTCTAGAGGTACATCTAGCGGCTCTACTTCCTCTAAATCACCTACGGAGATTGCTGCATCACATAGCTCTTCACGGAAAATCCAGACTCCTCCTCAGCTTGATAAAGTGCAAGAAGAAACCCGGCATATCGAACCTGAAGAGCGTGTTGATGGAAATCATACACCTCAAGCAAGTCAATCTGCGGTGATAGGAAAATCCACTTCAGCTTCTGTTGATTCTTTCAAGTtaagcgaagaagacaaggacTACATTCCGGACCGATCGTCTACTCCTACGCCACACTCTTCACCACAGGTAAGTGAAGCCGTAGAGTATATTCCACTACACTTTCAACTGATACAATTTTCTTCAGATCGCCTTCCGGCCGTTGAAGGACACATCGCCTGCGTCCCTTCCCCACACTTCAGCTACACCGCGACCGTCTTCTAGCCGCTCAGACTTCCCTGAGGTAGACCCTCCTACGAccgtcccttcttcttacaAGTCCAACGCTGGAGCCCGAGCCACAATAGCTCATGTAGGGACGAATGCCCAACCTACTCTGTTCCAACCTAcggaagacgatgatggtGCGAGCATTATGGGGAGAGCGGCGAATATTGCAAGCACGGCTAAAGATTTACTGGGAGCGCTTTGGTACGGGGCGAACGACGGACAAGGAGACGACAGTCAATACAATTGGCAAGATCAGACTCAAGGCGGGCAAAGACACGGTACAGATGGCACTCAAGGAAAGAGTCCATTCCATAAACGTTCAGGTTCAGGGGCGCAAAGTTAAGCTGTACAATACTTGTTTTATTTGGGATTCCATTTCGGATtggatatatatatacctCTGGAGATCATAT encodes:
- a CDS encoding cytoplasm protein, putative, whose translation is MSLVSILTSLLKICCGSQEPTGPQQQQQQHQQYGYPGTVNQQQTAYPPQSQPSWANVAAVGQQQQYQPQQHPQGWQSPMHQQQGGWQSPPHQNGYATGSPSPVHLPAGGVVGPHAPASQHMNDDQINATNQHYVELRNKARKEGDEAHRCFAASQAAYQAGDGAKAHELSVQGKAHQRTQDQLDDQASAWIFNENNKDSPAGTIDLHGLYVKEAIERTEAAISGCQRQGREELRIIVGKGIHSQGGHAKIKPAVENLMRKYNLSAYIDPENTGVLVVDLEGKQTGPRSRDIGGMVDSLGKADEGCTIM
- a CDS encoding regulation of carbohydrate metabolism-related protein, putative, whose protein sequence is MAQIVPSITSLPVDSSAAPSVEDLQDRLPSICVDYLSHDWSEEDVWASWRNMTRHKHEIANGVRLENASWRTWQKQRNNLKTINPETLNWLKDSDVTWLYGPLHTASVEPVRAPKVASTDERLGIDRPNPAAKKKTTKPILKHRTISEMLATSMPSSPVLESAVGEPVPATIASVSDRPKLPQTKSDTNVLQSQGVMPRNKSPPRHPNLREELPIDSPISPTESQQNANKKHISFNTFVEQCVAIEDPSQVPPQENKGPEVLEMKPAHERRESHGSRPSLSRQSSSTSSAERLTISMLAPTTLKPGPGTNPDLQMVYVPPVEYQSPDRDDQRDAYDFPSPEVDPRTGLEESEREYGQGDYLSPGSPATKERKGVPIPGRDGSPMQSKRQPSSPQQGKAEPFSYSPSSSTSSFNVSSSPQPGRGILKTRTPSHEIPESESPPLAEFDYNPSAATGIGGMRGSGSSYDYASGSASPLMAPEIVGGERGRAQSREH
- a CDS encoding regulation of carbohydrate metabolism-related protein, putative produces the protein MAQVIPPITSLPSDSGAAPSVEDIQDRLPSICVDYLSHDWSEEDVWASWRNMTRHKHEIANGVRLENASWRTWQKQRNKLKTISPETLNWLKDSDVTWLYGPLHTANVEPARPLRIASTDDRLGIDGPDSRISVKKPILKHRTLSEMLTIPMPSSPVLEHVSTDGSSETSGDDDDRPNLLQTKSDTNIFRTRGVMPRRRSPPRYHNLGKTPPELPVLSPSTESQTTSGKRHISFNTFVEQCVAVDDPSQNQQQNDSDDDVLEMKPSSMGSRSSRTSRPSLSRASSSGSEHITIAKIAPTMLKTGPGVNHTLQMVYAPPAEYQSPGYDNLSSYDFPSPQVEAAINRWQTDDEGYGSVGYDYFNGPDFSGNVDKSSIPIPAHVGTSYGGGRPSPNKYRPAASSPQQSFEPSSVSSSNSSSSVNVASPVQPGRGILKTRPPDQAFSPESSSPPSAYFNYNPSAATGIGSMRGSSVAYEYPVASGSPVTSPGVGIEERGRGRTPSRERLHDRSTSRGTSSGSTSSKSPTEIAASHSSSRKIQTPPQLDKVQEETRHIEPEERVDGNHTPQASQSAVIGKSTSASVDSFKLSEEDKDYIPDRSSTPTPHSSPQIAFRPLKDTSPASLPHTSATPRPSSSRSDFPEVDPPTTVPSSYKSNAGARATIAHVGTNAQPTLFQPTEDDDGASIMGRAANIASTAKDLLGALWYGANDGQGDDSQYNWQDQTQGGQRHGTDGTQGKSPFHKRSGSGAQS
- a CDS encoding proteasome component pts1, putative; its protein translation is MNTLLQQVQQPSKLDTLAAAEDEFARSDHAAWGSMAGFGNLSRTGSVSGMSVPRVHDPTSFLDIHTDSMSANPEAKIKIAHGTTTLAFRFKGGIIVAVDSRATAGSYVASGTVKKVIEINKFLLGTMAGGAADCQYWETYLGMQCRLHELRNKERISVAAASKILSNIVYQYKGMGLSMGTMVCGWDKTGPCIFYVDDDGQRLKGDLFSVGSGSTFAYGVLDQGYKWDLSDEEAQELGRRSIVAAGHRDAFSGNTCNLYHVRQEGWEFIGNYDINELWYEYEGKKKAARQAAVGSPMAVEA